The nucleotide sequence CTTCATGAGTCAGGATGATAGTGCTGTgactgtataattttatcaatggTAACCTAGATCAAGTTCAATTTGCACACAAAATTAACTTAGTCCTGTTTCTGGGCGAGACTTCAATCAgtgtcttgttttatttttagcagGTCAGTTCGTCtgtgtacatgtatgttgtgTTACCaatagtttgtttttaaatggaTACAATGTACCATATTTTCTAGTAGAATGACTTTTTTATTGTGTCCTAAATTAGGACCTTTTTTTTACTGGAAGatacatatatatgtacatgtactttatatcctttttgatttctttccaattttgagatattttttttaaaggtctGGTTTTTTAACTTGTCAAACTTTCAAATGGCCTGAAGTAAATCTAAGATGAGAATTCAGAGCCAATTTGCACTCATTCTTTGAACGCAAAAATCAACAGCTAAGTTTTTTGGTTCatctgtttttttcccttcatttttttgtttctcttcctGGACTGAATTAAACACATCTCTGGCTAGTTGTGAAATTATAATTATGTGTTACAGTGTATGTGCTTCtctactagaaaaaaaaaaaaaaggaacatgcTAAAAAGCTTCAGCTTTGTGATTTGTTAACATGAGGCAAGGTGGCTGATtatcattatatttttttttttggcaggatTCCCACCTGACTTTGTCAAAGCATTTAAACGAGGCTTTCCTTCCAACTGGATTTCTCTGTGGCTGACTACTTCAACTCTCAAAGCAGGTTTGTGAGTGATTCAATTTAACCTTCttcacccaaacatcagtatccatgtATTTTCTATACTCTTCTCTGAACATTTCCTTTGGGTTTGTAGGTCGGtatcaatagcttctttagtggccaattatttcctttattttcgtaaccttaatgtttggttcagggctgatattgtgaggagaaattaaatgctagtcactcaggGTTAAGTCTTTCCAAATACTTCTTTCTGAGACTCAAATCACCCATTTGGTATGTCAGAATTACAACTGGCAAAAAGTTATTATTGAATGTTTGCGTCTATTGTCAGAATATTGAAGtcaaaggaaaaggaaaggaaaagtaGAACTACAGTACCTGGAACTATTTTAGACTTAAAAAGAATTATCCGGAATATGCATATAGAGATCAGATTCTGAAAAGTCTCTGATTTTCTATGAAAGGTGAAGGACGTTCACTTTGGAAAATTGACAGTTGAATACTACAGGCAAGAATTGTAATGGGTTTGTTGTGAAAGCAAAATGGGTTTAAACAGTGTTTGACCACACTACGGtctaaaaatattgttaaaatgGAATGGAAGATTAAAGAGTGCAGTTAATCCGTTCAAACGACTCggttgttttcttatttttcattttcaggatTTCTTAACTATAGAGTAGTTTGTATATTTGTTATGTGATTTCATTTACCTTATCTAGTCTAAAAAGTGCGGCAagcgagaaaaaaatatcaaggatAATAACGTTTTCATTGTTACCCATTTAATCAGTGCAAGTGAGGAGGAGGAGAAGCAAACTCAAAAGCATCTTGACAacaagaagaagagagaagacTTAAAAGAGGCAAATCATTCTTCTGTAACGACTCCAGCTGAAACCGGAGCTAAAAGGAGGAACAAAGCCTCAGGTATTCTGACTAAACGCAAAAAGTGCCGTGATTTTTTAAACTTAGTTGTAGATATACTGTACATTCAAGGTGCATTACGCCATCTGACACTTGAAAGGGCTTAGAGGCccttaaaaagaattaaacattTACAATTATATAACGTTATTCCTTTATTTTGTAGCATTGGAGACCCCAGAGAACAAACCACTTCCACAAGAGGTGGAAATGAAGGTACGTAAATGTAGTACTGAATATACTGTACACGTGTACAAATCTGAGATTGCTTCTCTTCTACCTTTATAGATTCTGAAGGGCAGTTAATGAAAATCAACGCTATGAGTTTTGATTACTTTACATGGAGAATATCACgtgggcgcgcgtagatatgggaCTTCTCGTCAAGTGTTCAACTCAATATCTCACGAGTGTatgcagcgaacgagtgagtaTCGAGTTTAACACTTGACGAGAAGTTCTATATCTAAAAGCTAcaaggaataattttttctatGACATAAACACCATAggcctttactgacaagaaaaatttgacTCTATTAATTGACTAATGATGAACGCCATGCCATTCATTTATCAACCTGTCAAAATGGCGCGAAGGGCGAGTGGTGTGTcggcagctgattggcgataccAAACACACGTAAGAATTATCGTTATTTGACACGTATTGCAGTTACGGCTTTtttcagggctggaaatccacGTAAAACACCGCAGTTCAGGCGGTAAATCATATGGTTTGTGGAGAAGTTGTCATATTTGACTGAACTTTGCAATACAGATGGATCTCCAGCACACTCCAGAGCTTACGATCCTCTCTCAGTCATACACGCACTGAGTTCTTACAGATTCCTGATCTGTTCAACCTTGCAACCATGAACGTCCTTACTTACGCACTGGCTCATCCAATCCGCTTCGGAGCCATCTCCCATGCCAGCTCATGCAAGGAATCTCCAGCTGACTCAACTACTGAGTGCCACTGGGGTTGTCTGAGGGTTTATCCCTTTgctcaatttgattttttaccgcagtcatttaaaaaatgtttttaatttttcacagaCAACAAGGAGTGGACGTATGGTAAAGCCACCTTTAGCCTGGTGGCGAGGACAACGTATCTTGACTGATGGACATCATAACTTTGAGGGCATTGATCCAGGGTTAAAGGAACGTACTCCCCTTTCTTCCATGTACAAAATCAGCATTAAAATTCCCATCACGgtaattctttttctttacgTTTAAACATGAAATGTAATCCAAAGTTAAGGGAGGTAAACGAGATAGGAAAAATTCGTGTGAGGGATCATTATTTTGGTCGTTTATTTACTCTATTCATTACACCGGCCAGAGTTAGTATTTGTTTTGAGCATTTTGCTGTGATTACTGCAAATGTGACAATTTTGCTCGCTGTTTTTACTACCTACTATAGGTTTTTGGGCGCAAGGGGAAGATCTCCAAGGGTTGATAGAAACAGAGTAcaatctgttttaattttcattgctTTGTAGAAGAAGGAGAAAGGGCAGGCTGTTTCTGGAAGTGAAAACAGTGATACATTGccaagaagaagaaggaaaggaaaaacaacacaGAATAAAAACAAGTCTAGCAGCAGCACTGAGAGCGatagtaatgagaatttaaaaaggCCTTTGTGCTTCTCGCCAAAGAAAACAGCTCACAAAAATCAAACTCTGGAGAATACTAGCCCCCAAAAGTTACCTCAACGGAAGTCGTTGAACGCAAGTAAGAATGGAAGTCAAGAACGTAGTGACGCAAATAGTGCACTTGATGGTTCAGAACGTAAGGATAGAACGAGGAAGCCTGATGTACTTCAAGCCCCAGTCATGACGCCAAAGAAAAACACGACTAAAAATGCGCTTGCGAGTGTGGATCGAAACAATCAAAAGGGCAAGAAGAAGAGCAACAATGAAAAGTTACCAACAGGCAGCGAGAGTCAGAAGACTCCTTCACCATTTAAGCGTGTTTTAAGATCTCAGAGAAGCACAGCCAGTGACTTGACAACAAATGCAAACTCTTACAAGTTGTCTGATGCTGATTCCGAGGATTCCCAGAGAGACACTTACCCGAAGAGGAACCCGAAGAAAAACGCTTCAAATATTACGAACTTGAAGACTTCAGAGAGTGAAGTGATAGTGTCCTCTTCCGAGGAGAGATCAGATAATGCTACAAAGAAAGGAAGAATAGTCAATGCGaattctaataataataaaaacggCGGGAAACGACTGATGCataaaagatttgaaaagtttgttagAGAGACAAGCACCCAATCGTCAGAGGAAGAAAATGACCGAGCTTCCCAAAAGCAACCAGAGAAAGAGGAGGTTCGTCTTAGAAGTTCAATATCCCGTAAAGCAAAGACACAAACTCTCTCTACATtggagaaagacaaaaaagttgaaactggcttcaaaagaaaaggaaaaactcaaTCTGGTAGTGAAAAGGTTTCAGGCAAGAAAAAGGTATCGAAAGTTTCCCGTCAGACAGCAAACAAAGACAGCAGAAGGAGAAGTAATGAACTGACTGATGAAACACCGTTGAACGATGAAGAGATCCAAACGATGAAAGGCAAATTGGAGAACGACAAAAGGGTGGAAACTGGctccaaaagaaaaggaaaaactcaaTCTGATATCGAACAGGTTTTTGGCAAGAAGCAAGCATTGGTAATTTCCAGACAGGCAGCAAACAAAAACCTCAAAAGGAGAAGCATTGAACTGTCCGATGAAACTCCTTCAACTGATGTAGAACTCAAAAAGCTGATTGGTACATCGAACAAAGACAATAGTGTTGAAACTGGctccaaaagaaaagaaaaaccccAATCTGAGAGTGAAACGGTTTCATTCAAGGAGCAAACATTGAAAGTTTCCAGACAGACAGCAAACAAAGACAGCAGAAGGGGAAATGATGAACTGTTTGATGAAGCTTCTTGGACCGATGAAGAGATCAAAAAGCTTAATGAGTATGTgacagaaaaactaaaagtTTAAATATACATGTAACCTCTAacttatttaatatttttaggATCCAAAGTTTGTTTAACGTAAGCTAAAGATGGTACAACTCTTTAGCATTCACCCACCAAAAGTTAGTGGTAATCCTTTTTGGGGAAGATACATAACTGTCTCATTGCTTGAACACCATTACCAAATCGTCAGGGGCACTTTCTTACTAATTGTCGTATAACCAAAACCATGCTTGTcacaatagccaatcagaaccaaGGAAAATAGTcaaaggagccaatgagaattcaaaatAAAGATAATCAAACTAGCTGATGCGCGGGAATTCGCAAGTGATTAAGTCGTGATTGGTTCAGTGTTAAATCTAGTTATAatgcaaaataaatgtaatcGCGGATTATTTTCGATACTCGACTGAAAATTGCTTCCAAAGCTTGGTTACacctctttttttctattttcgtAATGGTTCCTCTAATGTTTTACTCAGAGCGCTGCACTCCATACCTGGTAACACACCTATGTTTTGGCAAAAGATCTCCAGGAAAGTAGGAACACGGACTGCACAGGAGTGTCAGTCCCATCACCAGGGGCAGGTTCTCGTCTCCAAAAAGAATAATCCAGCAGCTAAAAAAGGCTCAGCAAAGACGAAGGATCCAGGGCAGAAAGGTAAGGGTAGAACAATATGATTGTTGCAATAGCACCAATGAAATGCCATATTTAATGTTTTACTGTCCAAAGGTAACTAGAATCTCGATACTCAATTTCCGAAATATTTAAGCATCGATTCTCTGGCCGAGTTTCGCGACATTCGAGGCCGTATTTGAAATTATCGAGGGCTTTAGATAGTCATTCAAAATTTCAGGAATAATCTTAACTCGATTCCATGAAATCGAAGATCGTAGCTTGAAACTCAGCCTCGAAATTTTATTCTGGATTCTCGAATACCAAAAATTTCCCTTATGTTGGGAGCAAGGCGAATTAATTGCGATGTCATCATTAATCTTCATCCTTAATCATCGTCAGTTATTGTAAGATAGCGGGAAAGCGGAAAATTTTACCTCGGTGTTTCTTGGGCAGACGaatccattttttattttttttgtgtgtgtctTGAGAATATTAGACATGAACTGCTGAAAGTACTGTCTCGCGAAAAAgtgtatttaatttttcttctccttatttctttaattgttttgctGTAGGGTTAGCCGCCTCCCACCAGAATGTGAAGACAGTCACCGGTGGGGTGGGCACCATCAAGCGAAAGCGAGAGCTTCGAGAGTTACTTGAGCAACAGGATGTAGACTACGAGGATGATATCTTTGACTCAACtccatttaaaagaaagaaagatctGAAGGTACGCCTTACGTACGCCGTGGACTACTCAACCATTATTTGCATCCACAGTTCAGTAAGATTTCTTTCACCACAATTTTTATTAACTGTATTGTGTATCATGTCTCTCGTCAGCTCCCGTTCAATCTGAGCTCTAATGGCAGCgatgaagaaaacaatgatGGTGATGATGCGAGTGACACAGAGCATAGTACCTCATATGTGACACCCAGTAGTCGCACACCCAGTAGCCGGTTCCGCCCTTTGGGTCCTTTGTCGATATCGTCCACTCCTGGAGCAGAGTATGTCAGTCCCAGTCTCTTGCAGCAAGTCAACAGGTCAAAATTATGACACTTCTTTTGGTGCATCTTGTAGTTGACTATGAAAATGAAGAACTTTTCGGTTCACATACCCCAAACCAAATCCAATGGAATCATAACAGTAAATCAGAGAAATGGTTAAGATCAcgaagagccaatgagaactcgaagttCATCGATTAAAGCTGCCTTAATCAAATAGTGGCAAAACTTCTGTATTTGATTAGGCATTTGGGAACttgaaagcaaaacattttctttagacATTAAAATCTAATTGACAAATTAAATGCTTACGCTTTAAACAGACGGCTTTTGCGAGGTTCTTTCCTAACTTTTTACCTTGCCTTGTTCCTCACGTTGATCATGACTGTAGAAAGGCAGGGAATTGTTAATCTTGTAACTCCTAGAGGTGATAAACGAGTAGCTTCCCTTCGCAGTGTCAATAAGTTGTCTAGCAAAGATATGATGAGAAGAGATACACTCATCAGCTGGAGGTTGTTATCTGGATATGATATATCCTCCTAGCTGTTAGTAGAAGACAGTAGAATTTAGCAACCTTTAATCTCACTCGCGACGGTGTTGTTAAATGTATATGTGCTTCGATTTGTTGTAGGAAAGACATGGATCACTACATTTACAGAATGCAGCAAGGAAAGCGAGGGACACAAGCATCTGGAAAACAGAAGTCAAAGGTGCAATTTACAGCTCCAAATCGAAAATTTATGTAACTTTATCCCTCCCCGATCACGCTGGATTCCATCGGGATCTAGCTTGGATACCTTTCAGTTCAAGCCGGTTTACGTGTACGGTTAcaattgcaaaaagaaaaaaacaaacaaacaaaaaaaacaaaaaataaataaataaaacagaacagaatATTTGTTTGTAGAGGTGAGCAagattcctcttttttttcttgacagcTGATAAGGACATCTACTCCCAATAAACAgttaaaaagaagcaatttcccTGTAATAGCCGGGTTAGACTTGTTTGAAGTACATCCTGCATCAGATCAAGAATCCGACGACGGATCCCAAGACGAGTACTTCTCCGACGAATAACAGATGAACGCACAGTGATAGTTACATACAGACGACTGTCGTCTTGAGTCGAGGAAGTTACAGGGCTTGCTCGTGGGTGCCATAGACAACTATCTAAAAAAACGTGATATCGAAAGCAGTTTTATGCCGTAGTTATAAAGAAGAACAAGAGAGCCATCTTAGTTAAAGTAATTGAGCTGAAATGACCTTTCAACTCCTAAAACCCGATTCTTATCTACCCCTCGGCATATTTAGTGCTACagtagtttgttgttgttgtaccatGAAAACTCCTTCAAGATTTTACATTAGTCTCTTCTAATCTCGTCGTTTTTCTAATCATGTTTTTACATTGTAagaaaaagttacattttacatGAGTCATGTCTTGGAGTTACGGATCGTGTTACTCAAAACCAAGTTATGAAGGAAAACAATTCATCGCTGAGAAGATTTAGAATTATTACTGCCTAAATCATGTCGCTAAAGATGCAGGTTCTAATGACGCTTCGGATTATTCTTAAAAGGTTTTAAACTAA is from Pocillopora verrucosa isolate sample1 chromosome 7, ASM3666991v2, whole genome shotgun sequence and encodes:
- the LOC131795938 gene encoding LOW QUALITY PROTEIN: mis18-binding protein 1 (The sequence of the model RefSeq protein was modified relative to this genomic sequence to represent the inferred CDS: inserted 2 bases in 2 codons) — its product is MERFKLSTPQKIPTGSNASRENPSDTDEAASCSDKGLPRVHSRFEQLFLSSPRAKEIYAALNNPVPRPTPQKSALSELRAVENPTPQKSKTFRSIPGFDKVVNMASFFHNKYSHSSSSHLHSSDHLVTPGRSKSFLDLLSDKEFVNSPFQTSVNDSAIRDKVNMAISRLEEDSSAEHTLQNRYSQFNEQPSDSGVSGQAVFTDVMSKRSRITSQQGRSCQRDTRDVDNVARAQTVDRGEEIHISFETNSDDEIDVVMKDSEGARDEHKNVRKKSSEKTFNNATVSNSGLSGMHVPAENGVKDKGDISSDTYYSVVDEIIPGTPEEIVRGRRKKGAKSQEKAERRRLYQEXSDGSSSDKTAQRSTKINILNTWSIKALKTQTHMGIIVEGQRSEDPVGEWWHSTAIVERVNARCVQTKSGSQYKLLGPINEPVTLQQGFPPDFVKAFKRGFPSNWISXVADYFNSQSSEEEEKQTQKHLDNKKKREDLKEANHSSVTTPAETGAKRRNKASALETPENKPLPQEVEMKTTRSGRMVKPPLAWWRGQRILTDGHHNFEGIDPGLKERTPLSSMYKISIKIPITKKEKGQAVSGSENSDTLPRRRRKGKTTQNKNKSSSSTESDSNENLKRPLCFSPKKTAHKNQTLENTSPQKLPQRKSLNASKNGSQERSDANSALDGSERKDRTRKPDVLQAPVMTPKKNTTKNALASVDRNNQKGKKKSNNEKLPTGSESQKTPSPFKRVLRSQRSTASDLTTNANSYKLSDADSEDSQRDTYPKRNPKKNASNITNLKTSESEVIVSSSEERSDNATKKGRIVNANSNNNKNGGKRLMHKRFEKFVRETSTQSSEEENDRASQKQPEKEEVRLRSSISRKAKTQTLSTLEKDKKVETGFKRKGKTQSGSEKVSGKKKVSKVSRQTANKDSRRRSNELTDETPLNDEEIQTMKGKLENDKRVETGSKRKGKTQSDIEQVFGKKQALVISRQAANKNLKRRSIELSDETPSTDVELKKLIGTSNKDNSVETGSKRKEKPQSESETVSFKEQTLKVSRQTANKDSRRGNDELFDEASWTDEEIKKLNEALHSIPGNTPMFWQKISRKVGTRTAQECQSHHQGQVLVSKKNNPAAKKGSAKTKDPGQKGLAASHQNVKTVTGGVGTIKRKRELRELLEQQDVDYEDDIFDSTPFKRKKDLKLPFNLSSNGSDEENNDGDDASDTEHSTSYVTPSSRTPSSRFRPLGPLSISSTPGAEYVSPSLLQQVNRKDMDHYIYRMQQGKRGTQASGKQKSKLIRTSTPNKQLKRSNFPVIAGLDLFEVHPASDQESDDGSQDEYFSDE